A genomic region of Pelodiscus sinensis isolate JC-2024 chromosome 1, ASM4963464v1, whole genome shotgun sequence contains the following coding sequences:
- the LOC102463655 gene encoding olfactory receptor 2AT4-like, with amino-acid sequence MNNCNGSSSAKDFYLTGFPALQDFQIPLFFVFLLCYLIILIGNTIIIAVVVIDQTLHKPMYFFLTNLSVLDILFTTTTIPKMLAMFLVNAKTISFHFCFLQMYCFHGLTVIESLFLVVMSYDRYVAICTPFHYPVKMTKKANILLAACAWVTPLSISIPITFQVSLLTFGEKTTIDNCFCDHLAVVQAACSDFIATFQSLMGFYFAMTVSAVPFILVALSYICIIISILKINSNIGRSKAFSTCTSHLIVVGTYYSSIAMAYVSYRADLPIDIHIMGNVVFATLTPLLNPLVYTLRNKKVKCAVKKFVFLKLISPSNKM; translated from the coding sequence ATGAACAACTGCAATGGCAGTTCTTCTGCTAAAGACTTTTATCTCACTGGATTTCCTGCACTTCAAGATTTCCAAATCCctcttttctttgtatttttgtTATGTTATCTGATAATACTAATTGGTAATACCATTATTATAGCTGTAGTTGTGATTGATCAAACActtcacaaacccatgtactttttcctaaCTAATCTCTCTGTGCTAGATATACTATTTACAACTACTACCATTCCCAAAATGTTGGCAATGTTTCTGGTCAATGCCAAAACTATTTCTTTTCACTTCTGCTTTCTGCAGATGTACTGTTTTCATGGTCTAACAGTGATTGAATCGCTATTTCTTGTAGTCATGTCTTATGATCGTTATGTAGCGATATGCACTCCTTTCCATTATCCTGTTAAAAtgacaaagaaagcaaacattctACTGGCAGCATGTGCCTGGGTAACTCCATTGTCAATATCAATACCTATTACCTTCCAGGTCTCTCTGTTAACATTTGGTGAAAAAACCACAATTGATAATTGCTTTTGTGATCACTTGGCAGTTGTGCAGGCAGCATGTTCAGATTTCATCGCCACTTTTCAGTCTCTCATGGGGTTTTACTTTGCCATGACTGTTTCAGCTGTGCCTTTTATACTCGTCGCCCTGTCATATATTTGCATCATTATCTCCATATTAAAGATCAACTCTAACATAGGTCGCAGTAAGGCTTTTTCTACTTGCACTTCCCATTTGATTGTGGTTGGCACTTACTATTCATCCATCGCCATGGCATATGTTTCCTACAGAGCAGACCTGCCGATTGATATCCATATAATGGGTAATGTTGTTTTTGCTACTTTAACCCCCTTGTTAAATCCACTCGTTTACACTTTGCGAAACAAGAAAGTAAAATGTGcagtaaaaaagtttgtttttctaAAGCTCATTTCTCCTTCTAACAAAATGTAA
- the LOC102463904 gene encoding olfactory receptor 2AT4-like isoform X1: MSRIALIQLKEQKYLHINLDIGPQKRKRASYINNNIEAAIVGQSKVPSSPLYCQKMSMPDVSEGMNKTDIFNHQTMNNCNSNTSAKDFYLTGFPALQDFQIPLFLVFLLCYLIILIGNTIIIAVVVIDQTLHKPMYFFITNLSVLDILLTTTTIPKMLAMFLVNAKTISFHVCFLQMYGFHGLAVTESLLLVVMSYDRYEAICNPLHYPVKMTKKVNLLLAACAWVTGLLIPIPVIFQTTLLTFGEKNTVYNCFCDHLAVVQAACSDVSVAFQTFLGFSIAMTVSFLPLVLVTLSYVHIIISILKINSNVGRSKAFSTCTSHLIVVCTYYSSIALAYISYRTDLPIDVHIMSNVVFAILTPLLNPLIYTLRNKEVKCAVNKFLFLKLFPPFIKP; the protein is encoded by the exons ATGTCAAGAATAGCTTTAATCCAACTTAAAGAGCAGAAATACTTGCACATCAATCTTGACATTGGTCCTCAGAAACGTAAGA GGGCTTCATATATAAATAACAATATAGAagcagccatagtgggtcagtcCAAAGTCCCATCTAGCCCACTATACTGTCAAAAGATGTCAATGCctgatgtttcagagggaatgaacaaaacag ATATTTTCAACCACCAGACCATGAACAACTGCAACAGCAATACTTCTGCCAAAGACTTTTATCTCACTGGATTTCCTGCGCTTCAAGATTTCCAGATTCCTCTTTTCCTTGTATTTTTGTTATGCTATCTGATAATACTAATTGGTAATACCATTATTATAGCTGTAGTTGTGATCGATCAAACActtcacaaacccatgtactTTTTCATAACTAATCTCTCTGTGTTAGATATATTGCTTACAACTACTACGATTCCCAAAATGTTGGCAATGTTTCTGGTCAATGCCAAAACTATTTCTTTTCACGTCTGCTTCCTGCAGATGTACGGTTTTCATGGTTTAGCAGTGACTGAATCACTGCTTCTTGTAGTCATGTCTTATGATCGTTATGAAGCAATTTGTAATCCTTTGCACTACCCGGTTAAAATGACAAAAAAAGTAAACTTGCTACTGGCAGCATGTGCCTGGGTAACTGGATTGTTAATACCAATACCTGTCATCTTCCAGACCACTCTGTTAACATTTGGTGAAAAAAACACAGTTTACAATTGTTTTTGTGATCATTTGGCAGTTGTGCAAGCAGCATGTTCTGATGTCAGTGTCGCTTTTCAGACTTTCTTGGGTTTCTCCATTGCCATGACTGTTTCATTCCTGCCACTTGTGCTTGTCACCCTTTCATATGTTCACATCATTATCTCCATATTAAAGATCAACTCTAATGTAGGTCGCAGTAAGGCTTTTTCTACTTGCACTTCCCATTTGATTGTGGTTTGCACTTACTACTCATCCATTGCTCTGGCATATATTTCCTACAGAACAGACTTGCCAATTGATGTCCACATTATGAGCAATGTTGTTTTTGCTATTTTAACCCCTTTGTTAAATCCACTCATTTACACTTTGCGAAACAAGGAAGTAAAATGTGCAGTAAACAAGTTTCTTTTTCTGAAGCTCTTTCCTCCTTTTATAAAGCCGTAA
- the LOC142827123 gene encoding uncharacterized protein LOC142827123 gives MSQPSEGSQPSTAPHDQPGGSREPARGRKRRAPAWSSAEIVDLIEVWGEASNVHDLRTSHRNAAVYGRMAASLAARGHQRSREQVRCKIKDLRQSYSRACLPGADPEACPHFHALDRILGPHAVPAPRDVIDPGAEGPLLDTEEEEEGSESQEPAASLPRTRDPRGTPQSRSPASSEAGEASTSAAPGPAGRTTPPAAAARARASRTARNQEDYQRRHLRFLDRQLRLQDHWVQEDLRLRQRSLEALEEQGRALRGHLQSLLDRFPFPPPPAPPLAPPLAPPAPPLAPPLAPPAPPLAPPLAPPAPPLAPPLLHG, from the exons atgagccagccatccgagggctcccagccctccactgctccccacgaccagcctggcggctcccgggagcctgcccgggggcgcaaaaggcgggcgcccgcctggtcaagtgcggagatcgtggacctcatcgaggtttggggggaagcctcaaatgtccacgatctccgcactagccaccggaacgcggccgtctacggacgcatggctgccagcctggccgccaggggccaccagcgcagccgggagcaggtgcgctgcaagattaaagacttgcggcagtcctactcccgggcctgcctgccaggggctgacccggaggcctgcccccacttccatgccctggaccgcatcctggggcctcatgccgtccctgccccccgggacgtgattgaccccggggcagagggaccgctcctggacaccgaggaggaggaagagggctctgagagccaggagcctgccgccagccttcccaggacccgggacccccgaggcaccccacagagccgctcgcctgcatcatcagaggccggggaggcgtccacct ctgcagcaccggggcctgcagggcgcaccaccccgcctgcagcagccgcccgcgcccgggcaagcaggacagccaggaaccaggaggactaccagaggcggcatctccggttcctggaccgacagctccgtctccaggaccactgggtccaggaggacctcaggctgcgccagaggagtctggaggccctggaggagcagggccgtgccctgcgaggccacctccagagcctgctagaccgctttccatttcctcctccccctgctccccctcttgctccccctcttgctccccctgctccccctcttgctccccctcttgctccccctgctccccctcttgctccccctcttgctccccctgctccccctcttgctccccctctt cTACATGGATAG
- the LOC102463904 gene encoding olfactory receptor 2AT4-like isoform X2 has protein sequence MSRIALIQLKEQKYLHINLDIGPQKRASYINNNIEAAIVGQSKVPSSPLYCQKMSMPDVSEGMNKTDIFNHQTMNNCNSNTSAKDFYLTGFPALQDFQIPLFLVFLLCYLIILIGNTIIIAVVVIDQTLHKPMYFFITNLSVLDILLTTTTIPKMLAMFLVNAKTISFHVCFLQMYGFHGLAVTESLLLVVMSYDRYEAICNPLHYPVKMTKKVNLLLAACAWVTGLLIPIPVIFQTTLLTFGEKNTVYNCFCDHLAVVQAACSDVSVAFQTFLGFSIAMTVSFLPLVLVTLSYVHIIISILKINSNVGRSKAFSTCTSHLIVVCTYYSSIALAYISYRTDLPIDVHIMSNVVFAILTPLLNPLIYTLRNKEVKCAVNKFLFLKLFPPFIKP, from the exons ATGTCAAGAATAGCTTTAATCCAACTTAAAGAGCAGAAATACTTGCACATCAATCTTGACATTGGTCCTCAGAAAC GGGCTTCATATATAAATAACAATATAGAagcagccatagtgggtcagtcCAAAGTCCCATCTAGCCCACTATACTGTCAAAAGATGTCAATGCctgatgtttcagagggaatgaacaaaacag ATATTTTCAACCACCAGACCATGAACAACTGCAACAGCAATACTTCTGCCAAAGACTTTTATCTCACTGGATTTCCTGCGCTTCAAGATTTCCAGATTCCTCTTTTCCTTGTATTTTTGTTATGCTATCTGATAATACTAATTGGTAATACCATTATTATAGCTGTAGTTGTGATCGATCAAACActtcacaaacccatgtactTTTTCATAACTAATCTCTCTGTGTTAGATATATTGCTTACAACTACTACGATTCCCAAAATGTTGGCAATGTTTCTGGTCAATGCCAAAACTATTTCTTTTCACGTCTGCTTCCTGCAGATGTACGGTTTTCATGGTTTAGCAGTGACTGAATCACTGCTTCTTGTAGTCATGTCTTATGATCGTTATGAAGCAATTTGTAATCCTTTGCACTACCCGGTTAAAATGACAAAAAAAGTAAACTTGCTACTGGCAGCATGTGCCTGGGTAACTGGATTGTTAATACCAATACCTGTCATCTTCCAGACCACTCTGTTAACATTTGGTGAAAAAAACACAGTTTACAATTGTTTTTGTGATCATTTGGCAGTTGTGCAAGCAGCATGTTCTGATGTCAGTGTCGCTTTTCAGACTTTCTTGGGTTTCTCCATTGCCATGACTGTTTCATTCCTGCCACTTGTGCTTGTCACCCTTTCATATGTTCACATCATTATCTCCATATTAAAGATCAACTCTAATGTAGGTCGCAGTAAGGCTTTTTCTACTTGCACTTCCCATTTGATTGTGGTTTGCACTTACTACTCATCCATTGCTCTGGCATATATTTCCTACAGAACAGACTTGCCAATTGATGTCCACATTATGAGCAATGTTGTTTTTGCTATTTTAACCCCTTTGTTAAATCCACTCATTTACACTTTGCGAAACAAGGAAGTAAAATGTGCAGTAAACAAGTTTCTTTTTCTGAAGCTCTTTCCTCCTTTTATAAAGCCGTAA
- the LOC102443416 gene encoding olfactory receptor 2AT4-like, translating into MNNCNSNTSGKDFYLTGFPALQDFQIPLFLVFLLCYLLILIGNTIIIAVVVIDQTLHKPMYFFLTNLSVLDILFTTTTIPKMLAMFLVNAKTISFHVCFLQMYGFHGLSVTESFLLVVMSYDRYEAICNPLHYPIKMTKKVNLLLAACAWLTALLIPIPVIFQTTRLTFGDTTIVYNCFCDHLAVVQAACSDFSAAFQTFLGFSIAMSISLIPLVLVILSYVHIIISILKINSNVGRSKAFSTCTSHLIVVCTYYSSIAVAYISYRADLPIDVHIMSNVVFAILTPLLNPLIYTLRNKEVKCAVKKFLLLKIFSPFIKL; encoded by the coding sequence ATGAACAACTGCAATAGCAATACTTCTGGTAAAGATTTTTATCTCACTGGATTTCCTGCACTTCAAGATTTCCAGATCCctctttttcttgtatttttgttATGTTACCTGTTAATACTAATTGGTAATACCATTATTATAGCAGTAGTTGTGATCGATCAAACActtcacaaacccatgtactttttcctaaCTAATCTCTCTGTGTTAGATATACTGTTTACAACTACTACCATTCCCAAAATGTTGGCAATGTTTCTGGTCAATGCCAAAACTATTTCTTTTCACGTCTGCTTCCTGCAGATGTACGGTTTTCATGGTCTATCAGTCACTGAATCATTTCTTCTTGTAGTCATGTCTTATGATCGTTATGAAGCAATTTGTAATCCTTTGCACTACCCAATTAAAATGACAAAGAAAGTAAACCTGCTATTGGCGGCATGTGCCTGGCTAACTGCATTGTTAATACCAATACCTGTCATCTTCCAGACCACTCGGTTAACATTTGGTGATACAACCATAGTTTACAATTGTTTTTGTGATCACTTAGCAGTTGTGCAAGCAGCTTGTTCTGATTTCAGTGCTGCTTTTCAGACTTTCTTGGGTTTCTCCATTGCCATGAGTATTTCACTCATACCACTTGTGCTTGTCATCCTTTCATATGTTCACATCATTATCTCCATATTAAAGATTAACTCTAACGTAGGTCGCAGTAAGGCTTTTTCTACTTGCACTTCCCATTTGATTGTGGTTTGCACTTACTACTCATCCATTGCTGTGGCATATATTTCCTACAGAGCAGACTTGCCGATTGATGTCCACATAATGAGCAATGTTGTTTTTGCTATTTTAACCCCTTTGTTAAATCCACTCATTTACACTTTGCGAAACAAGGAAGTAAAATGTGCAGTAAAAAAGTTTCTTCTTCTGAAGATCTTTTCTCCTTTTATAAAGCTGTAA